The Drechmeria coniospora strain ARSEF 6962 chromosome 02, whole genome shotgun sequence genome has a segment encoding these proteins:
- a CDS encoding putative succinate dehydrogenase iron-sulfur protein precursor, with translation MATLRSSSRILGSSAVRTAALRPGAVFARSMATVGETPVEQQPRLKTFQLYRWNPDTPSEKPRMQSYTLDLNKTGPMVLDALVRIKNELDPTVTFRRSCREGICGSCAMNINGQNTLACLCRIPTESAAEVKVYPLPHTYVVKDLVPDLTHFYKQYKSIKPYLQRDTPSPDGKEYRQSKEDRKKLDGLYECILCACCSTSCPSYWWNAEEYLGPAILLQSYRWLVDSRDERKGERKNNLENSMSLYRCHTILNCTRACPKGLNPGKAIAEIKKQMALGS, from the exons ATGGCCACACTCCGCTCTTCGAGTCGAATCTtgggctcctcggccgtcaggaCCGCCGCCCTGCGGCCCGGCGCCGTCTTCGCTCGCTCCATGGCCACGGTCGGCGAGACGCCAgtcgagcagcagccgcgGCTCAAGACGTTCCAGCTCTACCGATGGAACCCCGACACGCCCAGCGAGAAGCCGCGGATGCAATCGTACACGCTCGACCTCAACAAGACGGGACCCATGGTCCTCGATGCCCTCGTCCGCATCAAGAACGAGCTTGACCCTACCGTTACCTTCCGACGGAGTTGCCGCGAGGGTATCTGCGGCTCATGCGCCATGAACATCAACGGCCAAAACACCCTGGCCTGCTTGT GTCGAATTCCCACCGAgtccgcggccgaggtcaaGGTGTACCCGCTGCCTCACACCTACGTTGTCAAGGACCTCGTCCCCGACTTGACGCACTTTTACAAGCAGTACAAGTCGATCAAGCCCTATCTCCAGCGCGACACCCCCTCGCCCGAC GGCAAGGAATACCGCCAGAGCAAGGAGGATCGCAAGAAGCTGGATGGCCTGTACGAGTGCATCCTGTGcgcctgctgctcgacgtcCTGCCCCTCGTACTGGTGGAACGCGGAAGAGTATCTCGGCCCCGCCATCCTGCTGCAGTCGTACAGGTGGTTGGTCGACTCCCGAGACGAGCGCAAGGGGGAGCGCAAGAACAACCTGGAGAACAGCATGAGCCTGTACCGATGCCACACCATTCTCAACTGCACGCGCGCCTGCCCCAAGGGCCTGAACCCGGGCAAGGCCATCGCCGAGATCAAGAAGCAGATGGCTCTCGGTTCATAG
- a CDS encoding pH-response regulator protein palC, whose protein sequence is MPFPFVLPTTSAFSFSSCFSCESHPSLAINASTQRGILRDALKKHKRLPPAGRSGNLATVINSLDGYIPYLFAVDAGVSSQTSVGGEGISVVLKTAPSIHWRPTLTGDLVPGRERSRVVTTSLEYEIFFVLSTLGLAYILTARSLLQPLHVTTGGFVGPRERTAVIQAANKYLLDAASLYDYLAARSEHISSAPPCVDVAPCTARALVSLTLAEATLLAVTKDDAYPAAVAQDRNKNDKEWMFKSPEIPKTKAHLNARLCLAASDHAAKAASLCKSAGAGSNRISPSLVKYIEDLGKTSRAKACRFFGIHSEMDGNTAEGIGWLRAGFQALDVDVRDRDSHKGLRFSRLKKGLLEKREDGRVERETAWGADAGRFEETRVLELLDAKWNKINDTMNTQSVPPVNSLLAKMPSGREICTLQPYHPPVLDRDVLEAMRAPPDGDDGRVAMDDASSDDEASGSPPGPAGAYPATTDDYGSNPGPRSAYY, encoded by the exons ATGCCGTTCCCCTTCGTCCTTCCAACAACGTCAGCATTCTCCTTCTCGTCCTGCTTCAGCTGCGAGTCGCACCCCTCGCTCGCCATCAACGCGAGCACCCAGCGCGGCATCCTCCGTGATGCCCTCAAGAAGCACAAGCGActgccgccggccggccggtcAGGAAATCTTGCCACGGTGATCAACAGTCTCGATGGGTATATCCCCTacctcttcgccgtcgacgccggtgTCAGCTCCCAGACGAGCGTCGGAGGCGAGGGCATCAGCGTCGTCCTGaagacggcaccgtcgatcCACTGGAGGCCAACACTGACGGGCGATCTCGTGCCGGGGCGTGAGAGGTCGCGTGTCGTGACGACTTCGCTCGAGTATGAGATATTCTTCGTCCTCTccaccctcggcctcgcctaCATCCTGACGGCCAGGTCGTTGCTTCAACCGCTGCACGTCACGACGGGCGGTTTTGTCGGGCCCAGGGAGAGAACGGCGGTGATCCAGGCGGCCAACAAATAccttctcgacgccgcctccctGTACGACTACCTCGCGGCCCGGAGCGAGCACATCTCGAGCGCCCCGCCATGCGTCGATGTGGCCCCTTGCACGGCACGAGCCTTGGTCTCCCTGACCCTCGCAGAGGCGACGCTGTTGGCCGTCACCAAGGACGATGCGtatcccgccgccgtcgcgcaggATAGGAACAAGAACGACAAGGAGTGGATGTTCAAGTCGCCCGAGATACCAAAGACCAAGGCCCATCTGAACGCCCGGTTGTGTCTTGCCGCCTCGGACCATgcggcgaaggcggcctCGTTGTGCAAGTCGGCAGGCGCGGGATCCAACAGGATCAGCCCCAGTCTCGTCAAGTACATCGAGGACCTCGGCAAGACGAGCCGGGCCAAGGCATGCCGATTCTTCGGCATCCATTCCGAGATGGACGGCAATACGGCCGAAGGCATTGGCTGGCTTCGAGCGGGCTTTCaagccctcgacgtcgatgtCCGAGACAGGGATTCGCACAAGGGCCTGCGCTTCAGCCGGCTGAAGAAGGGTCTCTTGGAGAAGAGAGAGGATGGACGGGTGGAAAGGGAGACGGCGTGGGGTGCCGATGCGGGCCGGTTCGAGGAGACGAGAGTGCTTGAGCTTCTCGACGCCAAGTGGAACAAGATCAACGACACG ATGAACACTCAATCCGTCCCGCCCGTCAACTCGCTCCTCGCCAAGATGCCATCGGGCCGTGAGATTTGTACCTTGCAGCCCTATCATCCACCTGTCCTCGACAGAGACGTCCTCGAAGCGATGCGCGCCCCACCAGATGGAGATGATGGCAGGGTGGCGATGGATGATGCCAGCtcagacgacgaggcgagtgGCAGTCCGCCGGGACCTGCCGGAGCGTATCCTGCAACGACGGACGACTATGGCAGCAATCCAGGTCCAAGAAGTGCCTATTACTGA
- a CDS encoding UPF0145 domain-containing protein, producing MGFVKEKGKEKSPPYEEVAPVLPELSDQLCFTETDGVITTTMMDLPGYRVVKVLGTVFGISVRSRNIAASLGMVLKSFAGGELGWFTNMLYSCRNDSMTRVVEECKRRGGNAIITLRFDAGDMGGFAQTAAYGTACIVEKVDDAVATPTQLEKAT from the exons ATGGGCTTCGTCAAGGAAAAGGGAAAGGAAAAGTCGCCTCCGTACGAGGAGGTCGCGCCCGTCCTTCCTGAGCTCTCCGACCAGCTGTGCTTCACAGAGACGGACGGCGTCATCACCACCA CCATGATGGATCTTCCCGGCTATCGGGTCGTCAAAGTCCTAGGAACCG TCTTTGGAATCTCCGTCCGCAGCCGCAACATCGCCGCCAGTTTGGGTATGGTGCTCAAGagcttcgccggcggcgagcttggcTGGTTCACCAACATGCTCTACTCCTGCCGCAACGACTCCATGacccgcgtcgtcgaggagtgCAAGCGACGTGGCGGCAATGCCATCATCACTCTGCGCTTCGATGCCGGCGATATGGGCGGCTTTGCCCAGACGGCCGCCTATGGAACGGCGTGCATCGTGGAGAAGGTGGATGACGCAGTCGCGACACCGACGCAGCTGGAGAAGGCAACGTAG
- a CDS encoding DNA-directed RNA polymerase I 135 kDa polypeptide, producing MAPSMPTDQQWDHEYNTLRREKLFRTPPSDHTAYPALQSAIDPHLESFNNIFGDHGKTGLLAHGLADIGSRVFLDGDGKTGPEHGNRLSIRIKDVNLQRPQLPPANKMARHREIFPAECRERHVSYRGKLSATFEYTVNGGDAVEFVRELGLVPVMVKSNRCHLQNNSPALLVQRKEESEELGGYFVVNGIEKIIRLLQVNKRNFPMAINRPSFQNRGVGYTPYGIILRSVRPDETSQTNVLHYLNDGNVTFRFSWRKNEYLIPVVMILKALMETNDREIFEGLIGPFGSKSTENTFLTDRVELLLRTYKTYGLYSRFETRAYLGEKFRVVLGVPETMSDYDVGTEFLRRIVLVHLGNVDVTEKQDEEKFRLLLFMTRKLYALAAGECAVDNPDAIQNQEILLGGFLYSQILKERLDEFLSVGVRASLRDYLRRHPAVSFTSEEFRKEFPGNIFRKANENIGNALEYFLSTGNMQSPSGLDLQQTAGFTVVAEKLNFLRFISHFRMVHRGAFFAQLKTTAVRKLLPESWGFMCPVHTPDGSPCGLLNHMAHKCKIMTSSIDVSKLPALAAELGIVETSSASTSESVVVMLDGRILGWCTPKESRRIADCFRYWKVEGSHGVPLHLEIGYVPPSRGGSYPGIYMCSTPSRMVRPVKYLPHQKEDFVGPFEQPYMSIAVVPQEIESGLSTHVEFEPTNMLSILANMTPFSDFNQSPRNMYQCQMGKQTMGTPGTAIRYRTDNKSYRIQTGQTPIVRAPLHNAYGFDNFPNGMNAVVAVISYTGYDMDDAMIINKSAHERGFGHGTIYKTKKISLKDDSRTRGAKSITKAFGFAPHSYIAATYQGMLDDDGLPHVGRLVQEGDVVCAWHTVTADYNGKLVNLDGITHYEKYKDSETAFVEEVRLIGAESGSEPLQTVSIKFRVPRSPVIGDKFSSRHGQKGVASQKWPAIDMPFSESGIQPDVIINPHAFPSRMTIGMFVESLAGKAGALHGLAQDSTPFKFDEQNTAGDYFGHQLMKAGYNYHGNEPMYSGITGEELAADIYIGVVYYQRLRHMVNDKYQVRTTGPVVPTTGQPIKGRKKGGGIRVGEMERDALLAHGTAFLLQDRLLNCSDYSKSWICRRCGSFLSVQPTVSQFATGKKKTPSMVRCRGCAIKLDETEGVDLTEIQGEIWEDAQGNCWVGGDQTTQVVVPGALKFLDVELAAMGIKLKYRIDRGDEPRKGPMRPMAAPRLIKA from the exons ATGGCCCCGTCCATGCCTACGGACCAGCAATGGGACCATGAGTATAATACTCTCCGTCGCGAAAAGCTATTTCGAACCCCTCCATCGGATCACACGGCGTATCCCGCCCTCCAATCAGCCATTGATCCTCATCTAGAGTCGTTCAATAACATATTCGGCGACCATGGCAAGACCGGCTTGCTAGCCCACGGATTGGCCGACATCGGCTCCCGAGTCTTTCTTGATGGAGATGGCAAAACCGGACCAGAGCACGGCAATCGCCTCAGCATTCGCATCAAGGATGTGAACCTTCAAAGGCCTCAGCTCCCGCCCGCCAATAAGATGGCACGCCACAGGGAGATATTCCCGGCTGAGTGCCGAGAGAGGCACGTCTCGTACAGAGGAAAGCTTTCTGCCACCTTTGAGTATACCGTCAATGGCGGAGATGCCGTCGAGTTTGTTCGAGAACTGGGCCTCGTACCCGTCATGGTCAAG TCGAACCGATGCCACCTCCAAAACAACTCGCCGGCTTTGCTCGTTCAGCGCAAGGAGGAATCGGAAGAGCTTGGCGGGTACTTTGTCGTCAACGGCATCGAAAAGATTATCCGACTGCTGCAGGTGAACAAACGAAATTTCCCCATGGCTATCAACCGGCCGAGCTTTCAGAACCGTGGGGTCGGCTACACGCCCTATGGCATCATCCTTCGATCTGTCCGACCCGACGAAACGTCACAAACAAACGTCCTGCACTACCTCAACGACGGAAACGTCACCTTTCGCTTCTCGTGGAGGAAAAACGAATATCTCATTCCCGTCGTCATGATTCTCAAGGCTCTGATGGAAACGAACGACCGAGAGATCTTCGAGGGATTGATTGGTCCTTTCGGATCCAAGTCAACCGAGAACACCTTCCTGACTGATCGAGTCGAGCTGTTGCTGCGAACGTACAAGACCTATGGTCTTTATAGCAGGTTCGAGACGCGGGCCTATCTGGGAGAAAAGTTCCGAGTCGTCCTTGGCGTTCCCGAGACCATGTCAGACTACGACGTTGGTACCGAATTCCTACGGCGAATCGTCCTCGTTCATctcggcaacgtcgacgtGACGGAAAAGCAGGACGAGGAAAAGTTCCGTCTCCTGCTCTTCATGACGCGCAAGCTCTACGCATTGGCTGCCGGCGAGTGTGCCGTCGATAACCCGGATGCCATCCAGAACCAGGAGATTCTGCTCGGCGGTTTCCTCTACAGCCAGATTCTCAAGGAAAGGCTCGACGAATTCCTCAGTGTGGGCGTCCGCGCCTCCTTGAGGGACTATCTCCGCCGACATCCAGCCGTTTCATTCACATCCGAAGAGTTCCGAAAGGAATTTCCGGGCAATATTTTCAGAAAGGCCAACGAGAACATCGGCAACGCCCTGGAATACTTCTTGTCCACCGGAAACATGCAAAGTCCTTCCGGATTAGATTTGCAACAGACGGCCGGCTTCaccgtcgtggccgagaaGCTCAATTTTTTGCGATTCATCAGTCACTTTCGAATGGTCCATCGTggcgccttcttcgcccaGCTCAAGACGACGGCTGTGCGAAAGCTTCTCCCGGAGTCGTGGGGTTTCATGTGCCCCGTGCACACCCCTGACGGTTCCCCGTGCGGCCTGCTCAACCACATGGCTCACAAGTGCAAGATCATGACGAGTTCGATCGACGTGTCCAAGCTTCCGGCGCTCGCGGCGGAGCTAGGCATTGTGGAAACGTCTTCCGCTTCGACCAGCGAAAGCGTCGTGGTGATGCTCGACGGTAGGATCCTCGGTTGGTGTACTCCCAAGGAGTCTCGCCGCATTGCCGACTGCTTCCGATACTGGAAGGTCGAGGGATCGCACGGCGTGCCGCTTCACCTCGAGATCGGATATGTTCCTCCATCACGCGGCGGCTCGTACCCTGGCATTTACATGTGCTCGACCCCGTCCAGGATGGTACGACCGGTCAAGTATCTGCCGCATCAAAAAGAAGACTTTGTCGGACCTTTCGAACAGCCATACATGTCGATAGCGGTGGTTCCGCAGGAGATCGAGTCTGGTCTGTCGACGCACGTCGAGTTTGAACCGACAAACATGCTCTCGATCCTCGCCAACATGACGCCCTTTTCTGACTTCAACCAGTCCCCCCGTAACATGTACCAGTGTCAGATGGGTAAGCAAACGATGGGAACGCCGGGCACGGCCATTCGATACAGAACAGACAACAAGTCGTACAGGATACAGACTGGTCAGACGCCCATTGTGCGGGCCCCGCTGCACAACGCGTACGGCTTCGACAACTTCCCCAACGGAATGAacgccgtcgttgccgtcatTTCGTATACTGGGTacgacatggacgacgccATGATCATCAACAAGTCGGCCCATGAGCGAGGCTTTGGACATGGCACAATCTACAAGACGAAAAAGATTTCGCTCAAAGACGATTCGAGGACGCGGGGTGCCAAGAGCATCACGAAGGCGTTCGGCTTTGCGCCTCACAGCTACATTGCGGCGACATACCAAGgcatgctcgacgacgacggcctgccgCACGTTGGTCGTTTGGTCCAAgagggcgacgtcgtctGCGCCTGGCACACCGTCACGGCGGACTACAACGGAAAGCTGgtcaacctcgacggcatcacgCACTACGAAAAGTACAAGGACTCGGAGACGGCCTTTGTGGAGGAGGTGCGCCTGATCGGGGCAGAGAGCGGGTCGGAGCCTCTGCAGACCGTCTCGATCAAATTCCGCGTCCCGCGCTCGCCTGTCATCGGTGACAAGTTCTCGTCCCGTCACGGCCAGAAAGGTGTGGCGTCGCAGAAGTGGCCCGCCATCGACATGCCCTTCTCCGAGTCCGGGATCCAGCCGGACGTCATCATCAACCCTCATGCCTTCCCATCCCGAATGACGATTGGCATGTTTGTCGAGTCGCTTGCTGGAAAGGCCGGGGCGCTGCATGGCCTCGCGCAGGACTCGACGCCCTTCAAGTTTGACGAGCAGAACACGGCCGGTGACTACTTTGGACACCAGCTGATGAAGGCCGGGTACAATTACCACGGCAACGAGCCGATGTATTCGGGCATCACGGGCGAGGAGCTCGCGGCTGACATTTACATCGGCGTCGTCTACTACCAGCGGCTGCGACATATGGTCAACGATAAATACCAGGTCCGAACGACGGGTCCTgtcgtgccgacgacgggtcAGCCAATCAAGGGCAGGAAGAAGGGCGGTGGCATTCGCGTGGGTGAAATGGAACGCGACGCGCTGCTCGCTCACGGGACTGCGTTCCTGTTGCAGGACAGACTGCTCAACTGCTCCGACTACTCCAAGTCGTGGATATGCCGGCGGTGCGGCTCGTTCCTGTCGGTGCAGCCGACGGTGTCGCAGTTCGCAACGGGAAAGAAGAAGACGCCAAGCATGGTGCGCTGCCGCGGCTGCGCCAtcaagctcgacgagacggaggGCGTGGACCTGACGGAGATTCAGGGTGAGATTTGGGAAGACGCCCAGGGCAACTGCTGGGTCGGGGGCGACCAGACAACGCAGGTGGTAGTGCCGGGCGCGCTCAAgttcctcgacgtcgagctcgcggccATGGGAATCAAGCTGAAGTACCGGATAGACCGTGGTGATGAGCCTCGCAAGGggccgatgcggccgatggcggcgccgaggctgATCAAGGCGTGA
- a CDS encoding glucosyltransferase, giving the protein MAMASSSPHKSRRKPKKKDHEGDLVDRPRPTTLIRAPSFPLAAFLWPTRSSSSQWEILPLILMLAFLFRWAAGLWGYSGFQRPPMYGDYEAQRHWMEVTTHLPISQWYFHDLQWWGLDYPPLTAYHSWLMGKIGQMINPAWFALYTSRGSDSATLKLFMRATVVVSEYLIYIPAAVVFVRRFGRLNHVAPWNSSLSLVAILMQPATILIDHVHFQYNTVMLGLVLASMSSMLADRYKCAAVFFVAALGFKQMALYYALSVFAYLLGRCLFPLQLSRLFGIALITILSFAVLVLPIVVGTWYERFVAIDPRPQDDPVPPLPLFPSLGQHVDNRSVPYAILEQLLQIVHRVFPFARGLFEDKVANFWCAANVVVKFRKLPPALLQKASLGATLLSIMPPNLILFLSPRRTTLPLAFAATAWGFFLFSYQVHEKSVLLPLMPMTLLLAGPHGMRGDVRSWVGFANLLGAWTLYPLLQRVDLRVPYAVLTLLWAYLLGLPPTSWKAPFQVQEGPSARAQWAMALLHWAFYLAMGLWHVADALVSPPANKPDLWVVVNVGIGAAGFILCYLWCLWRLVFESGLPAKFSIKTKTQ; this is encoded by the exons atggccatggccagctCCTCGCCGCACAAATCTAGACGCAAGCCCAAGAAGAAGGACCATGAGGGCGATCTTGTCGACCGTCCACGTCCGACAACCTTGATCCGGGCTCCCTCCTTTCCTCTCGCCGCTTTCCTCTGGCCCACgcgcagctcctcgtcccaATGGGAGATCCTGCCGCTCATCCTCATGCTGGCCTTTCTGTTTCGATGGGCCGCCGGTCTTTGGGGATATTCGG GCTTCCAGCGCCCCCCCATGTACGGCGACTACGAAGCCCAGCGGCACTGGATGGAGGTGACGACGCATCTGCCGATATCGCAGTGGTACTTTCACGATCTGCAGTGGTGGGGGCTCGACTACCCGCCTCTCACGGCCTACCACAGCTGGCTCATGGGCAAGATCGGCCAGATGATCAACCCAGCCTGGTTCGCCCTCTACACCTCTCGCGGCTCCGACAGCGCGACACTCAAGTTATTCATGCGCGCAACGGTCGTCGTGTCGGAGTACCTCATCTACatccctgccgccgtcgtcttcgttcGACGGTTCGGCCGCCTCAACCACGTGGCTCCCTGGAATAGCTCCCTAtcgctcgtcgccatcctcatGCAGCCGGCGACCATTCTCATCGACCATGTTCACTTTCAGTACAACACCGTCATGCTCGGGCTCGTCCTCGCGAGCATGTCGAGCATGCTGGCCGATCGCTACAAgtgcgccgccgtcttcttcgtcgccgcacTGGGCTTCAAGCAGATGGCCCTCTACTACGCCCTCAGCGTTTTCGCCTatctcctcggccgatgcCTCTTTCCGCTTCAACTTTCGCGACTATTCGGCATCGCCCTCATCACAATCCTATCTTTTGCCGTTTTGGTCCTTCCCATCGTTGTCGGGACGTGGTACGAGCGATTCGTGGCCATCGACCCTCGACCGCAGGACGACCCAGTTCCGCCCTTGCCTCTATTCCCCTCTCTCGGCCAGCACGTTGACAACCGATCCGTCCCCTATGCAATCCTGGAGCAGTTGCTGCAGATTGTGCACCGAGTCTTTCCCTTTGCCAGGGGCTTGTTCGAGGACAAAGTGGCCAACTTTTGGTGCGCGGCCAACGTCGTGGTCAAGTTTCGCAAGCTGCCACCGGCCTTGCTCCAGAAGGCTTCCCTGGGAGCGACGCTGCTGTCCATCATGCCACCCAACTTGATCCTGTTTCTGTCGCCCCGGAGGACGACGTTGCCGTTGGCCTTTGCCGCCACGGCATGGGGGTTCTTTCTCTTCAGCTACCAGGTTCACGAGAAGAGCGTCCTCTTACCCCTGATGCCAAtgacgctgctgctggccgggCCGCACGGCATGAGGGGTGATGTCAGGTCCTGGGTCGGCTTCGCGAACCTACTTGGGGCGTGGACCCTGTATCCCCTGCTGCAGAGGGTAGATTTGAGGGTTCCTTACGCCGTGCTCACGCTGCTATGGGCATACCTCCTCGGGCTCCCTCCGACCTCGTGGAAAGCGCCTTTCCAGGTGCAGGAagggccgtcggcgcgcgCTCAGTGGGCGATGGCCCTGCTGCATTGGGCCTTTTATCTCGCCATGGGACTATGGCACgttgccgacgccctcgtcagCCCACCCGCGAACAAGCCGGACCTCTGGGTCGTGGTGAACGTGGGCATCGGGGCAGCGGGATTCATTCTCTGCTACTTGTGGTGCCTGTGGCGACTCGTATTTGAGAGTGGTCTGCCTGCCAAATTTTCCATCAAGACAAAAACGCAATGA
- a CDS encoding putative trehalase precursor, whose translation MASSTTSMSVRLPCVMTIRRSGGVPEYSTCTPAIPADVTATPCDARFRCSTTPACSLSASALRRPPVSRPVVDDASASFAHLLFLPGLLLEPKPKPKPKVKAKLPHENIMSSPLRLLVLAAAAAAPAVTALYVNGSTVVPCDSPIYCHGDILREVELARPFSDSKTFVDMPAIRPLDVIRAAFDKLHKPLKNDSALHEFLKTHFADAGGELKEVPRSKLTTDAVFLRGIEDVDIREFTAKVIDIWPSLTREYAGSRPDCPDCPSSFIPVKKPFVVAGGRFREPYYWDSYWILEGLLRTRGSFTDIARNTIENFLDLIEQFGFIPNGARIYYLNRSQPPMLAQMIGLYLEHTNDKSILDRALPLLVREHDFWLQNRTVEIRRAGSTYHLARYAVRNTQPRPESFREDYNQATNASFHATSRIVYPQVAALDEEQQEQLYGNLAAAAETGWDFSSRWLANPSDSARDVYFPLRSLNTENIVPVCLNSILYGNERVIGDFFALGGNDTARDLWHARADARSEAMTALLWNETHFSYFDYNITAAAQNIYVPFDDHVDSCADPCAAAKAGNKVIFHSAQLFPFWQGAAPARLKHNPLAVKRAYARVADHLDSKAGGVPATNIRTDQQWDEPAVWAPLMHAMMQGLLSTPPTFGCDDPAYRDVRALALALAQRYLDSTFCTWYATGGSTSATDKLPWLTDKDVGVMFEKYNDDSTNVAGGGGEYEVVEGFGWTNGVLIWAVDTFGNDLKRPDCGDIKPTLHDAGKKRSAVELHASDASRVKKFGSRALR comes from the exons ATGGCGAGCAGCACGACGAGCATGAGCGTCCGTCTGCCTTGCGTCATGACCATCCGACGGAGCGGAGGA GTGcccgagtacagtacgtgtacgccAGCAATACCGGCCGACGTGACGGCCACGCCATGCGACGCTCGATTCCGCTGCTCCACCACACCTGCTTGCTCCCTCTCGGCTTCTGCTCTCCGGCGGCCG CCAGTCTCTCGcccggtcgtcgacgacgcctctGCTTCCTTCGCTCacctcctcttcctccccgGGCTCCTTCtggagccgaagccgaagccgaagccgaaagTGAAGGCGAAGCTGCCGCACGAGAACATCATGTCTTCGCCGCTCCGGCTTCTcgtcctggccgccgccgccgccgctcctgCCGTCACGGCCCTCTACGTCAACGGCTCGACGGTGGTGCCGTGCGACTCGCCCATCTACTGCCATGGCGATATCCTGAGGGAGGTGGAGCTGGCCCGGCCGTTTAGCGACTCCAAGACGTTCGTCGACAT GCCCGCCATCAGACCTCTCGACGTCATCCGGGCCGCCTTCGACAAGCTTCACAAGCCGCTGAAGAACGACTCGGCCCTCCACGAATTCCTCAAGACGCActtcgccgacgccggcggcgagctcaaGGAGGTGCCCCGGTCCAAGCTCACCACCGACGCCGTGTTCCTGCGCGGcatcgaggacgtcgacatTCGCGAGTTCACGGCAAAGGTCATCGACATCTGGCCGAGCCTGACGCGCGAGTACGCCGGCAGCCGCCCTGACTGTCCCGACTGTCCCAGCAGCTTCATCCCCGTCAAAAAGccgttcgtcgtcgccggcggccgcttcCGCGAGCCCTATTACTGGGACTCGTACTGGATCCTCGAGGGCCTGCTGCGCACCCGTGGCTCCTTCACCGACATCGCCCGCAACACCATCGAAAACTTCCTCGACCTCATCGAGCAGTTCGGCTTCATTCCCAACGGCGCCCGCATCTATTACCTCAACCGCTCGCAGCCGCCCATGCTGGCCCAGATGATCGGTCTGTACCTCGAGCACACCAACGACAAGTCCATCCTCGACCGCGCCCTGCCGCTGCTCGTTCGCGAGCACGACTTCTGGTTGCAGAACCGCACGGTCGAGATCCGGCGAGCTGGGTCCACCTATCACCTCGCCCGCTACGCCGTGCGCAACACCCAACCGCGACCCGAGTCCTTCCGCGAGGACTACAACCAGGCCACGAATGCCTCCTTCCACGCTACCTCGCGCATAGTGTACCCGCAGGTCGcagccctcgacgaggagcagcaggagcagcTGTATGGCaacctggccgccgccgccgagacgggcTGGGACTTCTCGTCGCGTTGGCTCGCCAACCCGTCCGACTCGGCCCGCGACGTCTACTTCCCGCTGCGCTCCCTGAACACGGAGAACATCGTTCCCGTGTGCCTCAACTCCATCCTGTACGGCAACGAGCGCGTCATCGGCGActtcttcgccctcggcggcaacgacACGGCCCGCGACCTGTGGCACGCCCGCGCCGACGCCCGTAGcgaggccatgacggcccTGCTCTGGAACGAGACGCACTTCAGTTACTTTGATTACAAcatcacggccgccgcccagaACATCTACGTCCCCTTCGATGATCACGTCGACAGCTGCGCCGAcccctgcgccgccgccaaggccggcaaCAAGGTCATCTTCCACTCGGCCCAGCTCTTCCCCTTCTGGCAGGGTGCCGCTCCCGCCCGCCTCAAGCATAACCCGCTCGCTGTCAAGCGCGCCTACGcgcgcgtcgccgaccaCCTCGACtccaaggccggcggcgtcccTGCCACGAACATCCGGACGGACCAGCAGTGGGACGAGCCGGCCGTGTGGGCGCCGCTGATGCACGCCATGATGCAGGGCCTGCTCAGCACGCCCCCGACGTTCGGCTGCGACGATCCCGCCTACCGCGACGTGCGCGCCTtggccctcgccctcgcccagcGCTACCTAGACTCGACCTTTTGCACCTGGTACGCCACGGgcggctcgacgtcggccacggaTAAGCTGCCATGGCTCACCGATAaggacgtcggcgtcatGTTTGAAAAGTACAACGACGACTCCACCAacgttgccggcggcggcggcgagtacGAGGTCGTCGAAGGCTTCGGCTGGACCAATGGCGTGCTGATCTGGGCCGTCGATACCTTTGGCAACGACCTGAAGCGGCCCGACTGCGGCGATATCAAGCCCACCCTCCACGATGCCGGGAAGAAGCGGAGCGCCGTTGAGCTGCATGCCAGCGATGCTAGCCGCGTCAAGAAGTTTGGCAGCAGGGCATTACGTTAG